In one Candidatus Poribacteria bacterium genomic region, the following are encoded:
- a CDS encoding TonB-dependent receptor, which translates to MKAKQNHLWICLTLFLISINLVYSQEDEVESSIVELEEVTVITRVEKDTFRTPNAVSVIDREQIERMNAPTTPQILRETVGVWAQQTTVGQGSPLLRGLTGYQAFLAIDGVRLNNSTFRSGPNQYLVTTSPDNLDRIEVLRGAGSMLYGSGAMGGVISMFTKDTLLDNATDNWNIQPRAFTRFASGSAERLGRLEVVGSQKQLGFSVGASARWFGNINPGSGYDLHYKNRKFEIVTDKPTGVEVSDGPPKDVPEQWLIDSEGPLGWNAYDGDAKVSYKLTDTSTVNLAYQLWRQPQTPRYDKIAPREYDEFFFQPQDRDLLYATYLSKPENLAIDQIQFTTSFHRQKEGRNELLRDATERRERFDTVNTLGLSAQAVNSSMPKQRVVAGGEFYFDTVSSQTIKTDIKTGAENVDDTKGRFIDGSQFWDANLYVQDEIELHERLEMTLGGRYTLYNTNADLSVRSDQFDDFNQSGNALTYSAGLVASVTDGLNVVGNFATSFRAPSLNDTTAVEVTNEGIDSPSPDLKSERGWTAEGGFKARYPWLIGSLTLFHGRVSDLVTRVPVEDAYKDQPLPELIQEIQQSNPGVDVYVFDNVDEVQIQGVELAGMVPIPIQSGLSLYGNAMFTRGKVLTINGAAPDPDKPWEERIRREPPLNGMVGIRWQPPAQRFWGEFFVRAATEQRRLNRSDIRDPRIPGTTRDTGEVEFDANGAAIGEGSPGWVTLNLRGGFQVTQYNRLTLALENLLDKRYREHGSGINAPGFNLIVSLDNQF; encoded by the coding sequence ATGAAAGCTAAACAAAACCACCTATGGATATGTTTGACTCTTTTCCTTATTAGTATCAACCTCGTTTATTCTCAAGAAGATGAGGTAGAATCGTCGATTGTTGAACTTGAGGAAGTCACTGTCATAACCCGTGTCGAAAAAGATACTTTCCGAACGCCGAACGCGGTCTCCGTGATTGATCGGGAGCAGATTGAGCGCATGAATGCGCCAACGACTCCCCAAATCTTGCGCGAGACAGTGGGTGTCTGGGCACAGCAAACCACGGTTGGTCAAGGTTCACCCTTGCTGCGTGGGCTTACCGGCTATCAAGCCTTTCTTGCAATTGATGGTGTTCGACTCAACAACTCCACCTTCCGCTCCGGCCCTAATCAATATCTGGTAACAACTAGCCCGGACAACCTCGATCGGATTGAAGTGCTGCGCGGTGCCGGTTCAATGCTATATGGCAGCGGCGCGATGGGCGGTGTCATCAGCATGTTCACTAAAGACACCCTTCTTGATAACGCAACAGACAATTGGAACATCCAGCCCCGTGCCTTTACTCGATTCGCTTCGGGAAGTGCAGAGCGGCTCGGACGGCTTGAGGTGGTCGGAAGCCAAAAGCAACTCGGATTTTCGGTCGGTGCGTCCGCACGATGGTTCGGTAATATTAATCCGGGCAGCGGCTACGATCTACACTACAAGAACCGCAAGTTTGAAATCGTCACCGACAAACCAACCGGTGTAGAAGTCTCCGATGGACCACCCAAAGATGTTCCCGAACAATGGTTGATTGATTCCGAAGGACCACTCGGTTGGAACGCCTACGACGGCGACGCCAAAGTCTCTTACAAACTCACTGATACCAGTACAGTCAACCTTGCATACCAACTCTGGCGACAACCGCAAACCCCGCGCTATGACAAGATTGCACCCCGTGAATACGATGAGTTTTTCTTTCAACCGCAAGATCGAGACCTGCTCTACGCCACCTATCTCTCCAAACCGGAAAACTTGGCGATAGATCAGATTCAATTCACCACCTCATTCCATCGTCAGAAAGAGGGGCGAAATGAACTCCTACGCGATGCAACGGAACGGCGCGAGCGGTTCGATACCGTCAACACATTGGGACTTAGTGCACAGGCGGTCAATTCGTCAATGCCGAAGCAGCGTGTCGTCGCAGGCGGTGAATTCTACTTCGATACCGTTTCAAGTCAAACGATCAAAACCGACATCAAGACCGGTGCTGAAAATGTAGACGACACAAAGGGCAGGTTCATCGACGGATCGCAGTTCTGGGACGCAAACCTCTACGTTCAGGACGAAATCGAACTGCACGAACGCCTCGAAATGACGCTTGGTGGACGATATACCCTTTACAACACAAACGCGGACCTCTCGGTGCGCTCTGATCAGTTTGATGATTTTAACCAATCCGGTAACGCATTGACCTACAGCGCAGGGCTAGTTGCAAGCGTTACCGACGGATTGAACGTCGTCGGCAATTTCGCTACATCGTTCCGCGCGCCTTCTTTGAACGATACAACTGCTGTTGAAGTCACCAATGAAGGTATCGACTCCCCTTCACCCGATCTCAAATCGGAGAGAGGATGGACAGCAGAGGGAGGCTTTAAGGCACGCTATCCGTGGCTTATCGGTTCACTGACCCTTTTTCATGGTCGCGTCAGCGATCTGGTCACCCGTGTACCCGTCGAAGATGCTTACAAAGACCAACCGCTGCCAGAACTGATTCAGGAAATCCAGCAAAGCAATCCGGGCGTTGATGTCTATGTATTTGATAATGTGGATGAAGTGCAGATCCAAGGCGTTGAGCTTGCTGGAATGGTTCCGATTCCGATTCAAAGCGGTTTGTCGCTCTACGGTAACGCGATGTTCACACGTGGGAAGGTACTGACCATCAACGGTGCAGCACCTGATCCCGATAAGCCGTGGGAGGAACGGATTCGTCGTGAACCACCACTCAACGGCATGGTCGGTATTCGCTGGCAACCGCCTGCCCAACGATTCTGGGGAGAATTCTTCGTCCGTGCCGCTACCGAGCAGAGACGGTTAAATCGGAGTGATATTCGAGACCCACGGATTCCGGGAACCACTCGCGATACAGGTGAGGTCGAGTTTGATGCCAACGGCGCAGCGATTGGTGAAGGTTCGCCGGGCTGGGTAACGCTTAACCTGCGCGGCGGTTTTCAGGTGACCCAATACAACCGACTCACCCTCGCCCTCGAAAATCTGCTTGATAAGCGGTATCGCGAGCACGGCTCCGGCATCAATGCGCCGGGATTCAACCTGATTGTCAGCCTTGACAACCAGTTCTGA